The Oreochromis niloticus isolate F11D_XX linkage group LG15, O_niloticus_UMD_NMBU, whole genome shotgun sequence genome includes a region encoding these proteins:
- the ehd3 gene encoding EH domain-containing protein 3, whose amino-acid sequence MFSWLGTDDRRKKEPEVFQTVSEGLKKLYKTKLLPLEESYKFHEFHSPALEDADFDNKPMVLLVGQYSTGKTSFIRYLLEQDFPGMRIGPEPTTDSFIAVMHGDTEGVIPGNALVVDPKKPFRKLNAFGNAFLNRFVCAQLPNPVLESISVIDTPGILSGEKQRISRGYDFAAVLEWFAERVDRIILLFDAHKLDISDEFSEVIKALKNHEDKIRVVLNKADQIETQQLMRVYGALMWSLGKIVNTPEVIRVYIGSFWSHPLLIPDNRKLFEAEEQDLFKDIQSLPRNAALRKLNDLIKRARLAKVHAYIISSLKKEMPAVFGKENKKKELIGSLGDIYKRIEREHQISPGDFPNLKKMQDQLQAQDLNKFQPLKPKLLEAVDDMLANDIASLMVLVRQEETQRPNAVVKGGAFDGTLDGPFGHGYGEGAGEGIDEAEWVVARDKPAYDEIFYTLSPVNGKVTGANAKKEMVKSKLPNTVLGKIWKLADIDKDGMLDDEEFALANHLIKVKLEGHELPSELPAHLVPPSKRKIPE is encoded by the exons ATGTTCAGCTGGCTTGGAACCGATGATAGGAGGAAGAAGGAGCCGGAAGTCTTTCAGACAGTCAGTGAAGGATTGAAGAAACTCTATAAAACCAAGCTCCTGCCACTGGAGGAGAGCTACAAGTTTCATGAGTTCCACTCTCCGGCACTGGAGGATGCTGACTTTGACAACAAGCCCATGGTCTTACTGGTGGGACAGTATTCTACTGGCAAGACCAGCTTCATACG CTACCTGTTGGAGCAGGATTTTCCTGGCATGCGGATTGGCCCCGAACCCACCACAGATTCCTTCATCGCAGTGATGCACGGCGACACAGAAGGAGTCATCCCCGGCAATGCTTTGGTGGTTGACCCCAAGAAGCCCTTCAGAAAGCTGAATGCATTTGGAAATGCATTTCTCAACAG gtttgTGTGTGCTCAGCTTCCTAACCCTGTGCTGGAAAGCATCAGCGTGATCGACACGCCAGGAATTTTGTCTGGAGAAAAGCAGAGAATCAGTCGAG GCTATGACTTTGCAGCTGTCCTGGAGTGGTTTGCAGAGCGAGTGGACAGGATCATTTTACTGTTTGATGCTCACAAACTAGACATCTCTGATGAGTTCTCAGAGGTGATAAAGGCCCTAAAGAACCATGAGGACAAGATCAG AGTTGTGCTTAACAAGGCCGACCAGatagagactcagcagctgatGAGAGTGTACGGTGCTCTGATGTGGTCACTGGGGAAAATAGTCAACACGCCTGAG GTGATTCGCGTCTATATCGGTTCATTTTGGTCCCACCCGCTGTTGATTCCTGACAACAGGAAGCTGTTCGAGGCCGAGGAACAGGACTTATTTAAGGACATCCAGTCCTTACCGAGAAATGCAGCACTTAGAAAACTCAATGATCTGATAAAAAGGGCAAGACTAGCCAAG GTCCACGCTTATATCATCAGTTCACTTAAAAAGGAAATGCCTGCTGTGTTTGGGAAGGAGAACAAGAAGAAAGAGCTCATCGGCAGCCTTGGAGATATCTACAAACGCATCGAAAGAGAACATCAGATATCACCTGGAGATTTTCCTAATCTGAAAAAGATGCAG gACCAACTCCAAGCTCAGGATCTCAACAAATTCCAGCCTCTGAAACCTAAACTCTTGGAGGCGGTCGATGACATGTTAGCCAATGACATCGCCAGCTTAATGGTCCTGGTCCGACAAGAGGAAACCCAGCGGCCCAACGCAGTAGTGAAGGGTGGTGCGTTCGACGGCACGTTGGACGGCCCATTCGGTCACGGGTACGGCGAAGGAGCCGGCGAAGGCATCGACGAAGCGGAGTGGGTCGTCGCTCGCGACAAACCTGCTTACGACGAGATTTTCTACACGTTATCTCCCGTCAACGGGAAGGTGACCGGAGCCAATGCCAAGAAGGAGATGGTCAAGTCAAAACTGCCCAATACAGTGCTGGGCAAGATCTGGAAGCTGGCAGATATCGATAAGGACGGCATGCTTGACGATGAGGAGTTTGCTTTAGCCAATCATCTGATAAAGGTGAAACTTGAGGGACATGAACTACCATCAGAGCTGCCTGCACACCTGGTGCCTCCTTCCAAGAGGAAAATACCTGAATAA
- the il20ra gene encoding interleukin-20 receptor subunit alpha isoform X1 has protein sequence MLAIFTFFIFYSFHSTVSQPVPSPINVTFSSVNLRNVLQWFPGKGNHADETLYTVQYAIYGDRIQGKKGKRVNWKAVQHCTEIVRTWCDLTSEMWDADEDYYAKVRAVERGVSSKWAFIPRRFNPKTETTLGPPLLSVEIENTSAIITIKGPMRYPSNNHTPALSMATLYPEMIYNLSVHNTHLNHTHHFPVVGSVYKYRLMKYNMEYCFSAQSKFPTMPIHCQSSAWLCITTSQDPVIEQLQSVIVGIVVPALCIGMIIAAGYLFHRYLSGKDQRSPNILNASTFYKLPLVFPPENSNLLLVSRLSPEPPGDCTILDPKHLLASLKVVDPPPRYSPQRHEPPLEPEEPLDDLSVDYGGISMAPQITVEGEEEARGGNQDDGDRRVESVNSGGAYAPQANTTWTCRPTPMQLQGRSFAGLQSFQRSKEDGAIRSLLLSIRLNPQTIKEVERGEELCGEVIWSTDREGVANRGVEEGNNCENEPLMSAYAPQNIPNMSASHSDQSDITLDDFSVNHERGLDVPLLSGRGRRLSEEEYVARARLRLDNVSVSQASDEEE, from the exons ATGTTGGCTAtattcacatttttcattttttatagcTTTCACTCCACAG TCTCCCAGCCTGTCCCCAGCCCCATCAATGTCACCTTCTCTTCTGTAAATCTGAGGAACGTGCTGCAGTGGTTTCCAGGAAAAGGCAATCATGCAGATGAAACGCTCTACACAGTGCAATATGCCAT CTATGGAGACAGAATTCAAGGTAAGAAGGGAAAACGGGTGAACTGGAAGGCAGTGCAGCACTGTACAGAAATAGTGCGGACGTGGTGTGATCTGACCAGTGAAATGTGGGATGCGGATGAGGATTACTATGCCAAAGTTCGTGCTGTGGAGAGGGGAGTGTCTTCCAAATGGGCTTTCATACCCAGAAGATTCAATCCAAAGACAGAAA CTACTTTGGGGCCCCCACTGCTTTCTGTGGAAATTGAAAACACCAGTGCCATCATCACTATAAAGGGACCGATGAGGTATCCATCAAACAACCACACCCCAGCGCTTTCCATGGCGACACTCTACCCCGAAATGATTTACAACCTTTCTGTTCACAACACCCATCTGAACCACACG CACCATTTCCCAGTTGTTGGCAGCGTGTACAAATACCGGCTGATGAAGTACAACATGGAATACTGCTTTTCTGCACAGTCGAAATTCCCAACGATGCCAATCCACTGCCAGTCCTCTGCATGGCTCTGCATAACCACATCTCAAG ACCCTGTGATTGAGCAGCTGCAAAGTGTGATTGTGGGTATTGTTGTTCCAGCTTTGTGCATTGGTATGATCATTGCAGCTGGCTACCTTTTCCATCGCTACCTGTCTGGGAAAGACCAGCGCAGTCCAAATATACTG AACGCATCTACTTTTTACAAGCTTCCTCTTGTGTTCCCTCCTGAGAATTCCAACCTCCTCTTAGTGAGCCGCCTCAGCCCTGAGCCACCAGGAGACTGCACAATATTAGACCCTAAACACCTCCTCGCCTCTCTAAAAGTTGTGGATCCCCCACCCAGGTACTCCCCCCAAAGGCATGAGCCTCCCTTAGAGCCCGAGGAACCCTTGGATGATTTGTCTGTTGACTACGGGGGTATCAGCATGGCTCCTCAAATCACTGTTGAAGGAGAAGAGGAAGCAAGGGGAGGGAATCAAGATGATGGAGACCGGAGAGTTGAGAGCGTTAACTCTGGTGGAGCTTACGCGCCTCAGGCTAACACTACTTGGACATGCAGACCAACCCCCATGCAGTTGCAGGGCCGGTCGTTTGCAGGTTTACAGTCTTTTCAGAGATCAAAGGAGGATGGAGCGATAAGAAGTTTACTATTAAGCATTCGGTTAAATCCGCAAACAATCAAGGAAGTAGAAAGGGGAGAAGAGCTGTGTGGAGAGGTGATCTGGAGCACAGATAGGGAGGGAGTGGCAAACAGAGGTGTGGAGGAAGGAAATAACTGTGAAAATGAGCCTTTAATGTCTGCTTATGCCCCACAGAACATTCCAAACATGTCTGCCTCCCACTCGGACCAATCTGATATCACGCTAGATGACTTTAGTGTCAATCATGAAAGAGGACTGGATGTACCTCTACTTTCAGGGAGAGGTAGAAGATTGAGTGAAGAGGAGTATGTGGCGAGAGCTAGGTTGAGGCTAGATAATGTTTCTGTCAGCCAAGCAAGTGACGAAGAGGAATAG
- the il20ra gene encoding interleukin-20 receptor subunit alpha isoform X2 encodes MWDADEDYYAKVRAVERGVSSKWAFIPRRFNPKTETTLGPPLLSVEIENTSAIITIKGPMRYPSNNHTPALSMATLYPEMIYNLSVHNTHLNHTHHFPVVGSVYKYRLMKYNMEYCFSAQSKFPTMPIHCQSSAWLCITTSQDPVIEQLQSVIVGIVVPALCIGMIIAAGYLFHRYLSGKDQRSPNILNASTFYKLPLVFPPENSNLLLVSRLSPEPPGDCTILDPKHLLASLKVVDPPPRYSPQRHEPPLEPEEPLDDLSVDYGGISMAPQITVEGEEEARGGNQDDGDRRVESVNSGGAYAPQANTTWTCRPTPMQLQGRSFAGLQSFQRSKEDGAIRSLLLSIRLNPQTIKEVERGEELCGEVIWSTDREGVANRGVEEGNNCENEPLMSAYAPQNIPNMSASHSDQSDITLDDFSVNHERGLDVPLLSGRGRRLSEEEYVARARLRLDNVSVSQASDEEE; translated from the exons ATGTGGGATGCGGATGAGGATTACTATGCCAAAGTTCGTGCTGTGGAGAGGGGAGTGTCTTCCAAATGGGCTTTCATACCCAGAAGATTCAATCCAAAGACAGAAA CTACTTTGGGGCCCCCACTGCTTTCTGTGGAAATTGAAAACACCAGTGCCATCATCACTATAAAGGGACCGATGAGGTATCCATCAAACAACCACACCCCAGCGCTTTCCATGGCGACACTCTACCCCGAAATGATTTACAACCTTTCTGTTCACAACACCCATCTGAACCACACG CACCATTTCCCAGTTGTTGGCAGCGTGTACAAATACCGGCTGATGAAGTACAACATGGAATACTGCTTTTCTGCACAGTCGAAATTCCCAACGATGCCAATCCACTGCCAGTCCTCTGCATGGCTCTGCATAACCACATCTCAAG ACCCTGTGATTGAGCAGCTGCAAAGTGTGATTGTGGGTATTGTTGTTCCAGCTTTGTGCATTGGTATGATCATTGCAGCTGGCTACCTTTTCCATCGCTACCTGTCTGGGAAAGACCAGCGCAGTCCAAATATACTG AACGCATCTACTTTTTACAAGCTTCCTCTTGTGTTCCCTCCTGAGAATTCCAACCTCCTCTTAGTGAGCCGCCTCAGCCCTGAGCCACCAGGAGACTGCACAATATTAGACCCTAAACACCTCCTCGCCTCTCTAAAAGTTGTGGATCCCCCACCCAGGTACTCCCCCCAAAGGCATGAGCCTCCCTTAGAGCCCGAGGAACCCTTGGATGATTTGTCTGTTGACTACGGGGGTATCAGCATGGCTCCTCAAATCACTGTTGAAGGAGAAGAGGAAGCAAGGGGAGGGAATCAAGATGATGGAGACCGGAGAGTTGAGAGCGTTAACTCTGGTGGAGCTTACGCGCCTCAGGCTAACACTACTTGGACATGCAGACCAACCCCCATGCAGTTGCAGGGCCGGTCGTTTGCAGGTTTACAGTCTTTTCAGAGATCAAAGGAGGATGGAGCGATAAGAAGTTTACTATTAAGCATTCGGTTAAATCCGCAAACAATCAAGGAAGTAGAAAGGGGAGAAGAGCTGTGTGGAGAGGTGATCTGGAGCACAGATAGGGAGGGAGTGGCAAACAGAGGTGTGGAGGAAGGAAATAACTGTGAAAATGAGCCTTTAATGTCTGCTTATGCCCCACAGAACATTCCAAACATGTCTGCCTCCCACTCGGACCAATCTGATATCACGCTAGATGACTTTAGTGTCAATCATGAAAGAGGACTGGATGTACCTCTACTTTCAGGGAGAGGTAGAAGATTGAGTGAAGAGGAGTATGTGGCGAGAGCTAGGTTGAGGCTAGATAATGTTTCTGTCAGCCAAGCAAGTGACGAAGAGGAATAG